TTTATCGAGGACCCCGCCCACCGCCGCGGGCGTGGTCAGCGGGCGGCCTTGCGCATCCGGTTGCGCAGGGCCCGCCGGGCGATCGGGCCGAGGTCCTCCACCACTTCGATCAGGACCGCCAGCTGGTCGAGAGCGGCGAACGCGTCGGTGGCCCCGGCCGGATCCACGCCTTCGTACAGTTCCAGCCCGATGAACGCGGCGCTGACCGCCCGGGACAGCCCGCGTACGTCGATCGCGTCGGCGATCGGACTCTCGACGATCACCCTGCGGATGGTGGACTCGATCTCGGACAGCCACAGGTCGAGGCTGTGGCGGCCCGCCTCGACCAACGCCGGGGACTGCTGGGCCCCGGCGAGCACCTGCGCCATGACGGTGACGCTGCCGGCTGCTCGTTCCTCGTCGTGCAAGGTGCGCCCGAGCGCCAGCAGGTCGTGCAGCGAGGTGACCCGCGCGAACCGATCCCGGTAGAGGTCGACCCGGGCCTTGGTGGCGGTGCGGCAAGCGGCATCGATCAGCGCATCGACGCTGCCGAAGTGATAGAACACCAATCCTTGGCTCAGGCCGGCCTCGCCGGCGATCACGCGCGCCGATGTGCCCGCGATGCCTTTGTCCCGCAAGGTGACCAGTGCCGCGTCGAGCAACTTCTGGCGTGCATCAGTCACGGGCGCCCCTTCTGGTCACCACCCACCCTCCCACAACGCCGGTCAGGAGAAAGGCTGCCCCGATCCAGAGCCGGACCGGCCAGCCGGGCGGGCCATCGGTCTCCTCGGCGGCGATCAGGCCGACCCCGACGGCGGCTGAGACGAGGCCGGTGATTGTCGGTGCCACCCATGCCGACCGCACCCGACGCGCGAGCACGACGGCGAGAACGGCTCCGTTCAAGGCACCGCAGACGACGCCGACGCCCCCTCCGTAGATCCCCCCGAACGCGATCCCTAGCACTCCCACGCTCATGTCCACTTGGGATCCGGCGAGGAATCCGATGGCGGCACCCACGGCTGCCCCGGCGATGGAACCGAACACCACCGCCCGGATGGTGAGCGTCATGCTCTCCCTCCTTGGGCATCCATCGGATGGTGGCGACTCAGTGCGGACTTGCCCCAGAAGGCCCTTGGTGCACAGGCGACGCCGACGACTCCGGACCCGACAAGTAGCACCGCGAGCGGCGGTCCGGCATGCAGGCGCAGGAGAGTTGCGAGCAACCCGGCGGCGAGCATCGACGACATTCCGGCGACGACGGCCGCCCACCAGGGTCGCCGGGTCAGCAGATCTGGTCCGCACGCGTCGGATCTGACGCTGATCCGCCCCTCGTCGGATTCGTCATGCACGACGTTCCTCCTGATCCTCGTATGTTGAGCAGTCGCTCAACGCCAAGTAGATCACGGGTTGAGCGACTGCTCAAGACTCGGTCTACGGGAAAGGGTGTCCGAACGACCTCGCACCGCCCGGGACAATGACGACCGTGATCGTCGCCCTGGTGTCCCGCGGATCGGGTTGGCAGATGCAGGCGCTGTCGCCGGAGGGACAGCCGGTCGCCGAGCCTGAGTTCGTCCCCGATCCGGCGACCCTGGGTCGCCTGGAATCCGACGACGTGCGCTGGTTGTGGGACACCACCGAACCGATCTACGCGCCCCTGCTGCCGACCGGGTTCCGCCCGCTGCGTTGCCACGACGTCACGCTGACCGAGCGCATCCTCCTCGGCCGGGAGGGTCACTATGGAGCACCGGCGGCCGCGGCCGCGGTGCACGCGCGGGTGAACGGGCTGGCCGTCCCGCCGGACCCCGCGTCCGGGACGCCGGTCGGACACCCCACCTTGTTCGGGCCGGCTTCGCCGTCATCGGTCGACGCGCTGAGCGCGCTGGCCACCGCGTACCGCGACCAGGTCGCTCGCATCGGGGACAACCGGCCGCTCAAGCTGCTGGTCGCCGCCGAGTCCGCGGCGGCGCTGGCCGCCGTCGAAATGGGATGGCTGGGATTGCCGCTGCGCGCCGACGTGCTGGACCG
This window of the Nakamurella panacisegetis genome carries:
- a CDS encoding TetR/AcrR family transcriptional regulator: MTDARQKLLDAALVTLRDKGIAGTSARVIAGEAGLSQGLVFYHFGSVDALIDAACRTATKARVDLYRDRFARVTSLHDLLALGRTLHDEERAAGSVTVMAQVLAGAQQSPALVEAGRHSLDLWLSEIESTIRRVIVESPIADAIDVRGLSRAVSAAFIGLELYEGVDPAGATDAFAALDQLAVLIEVVEDLGPIARRALRNRMRKAAR